In a single window of the Neodiprion virginianus isolate iyNeoVirg1 chromosome 1, iyNeoVirg1.1, whole genome shotgun sequence genome:
- the LOC124296785 gene encoding soluble scavenger receptor cysteine-rich domain-containing protein SSC5D isoform X2, translating into MASTVRESSHVSRKIVSHGGGHGQIHHNHSSTTASNLENNLDALLEDLQTSVSRSATPVRGGRALSPQVEYRAPANTTRIVSEGRTISPTRSTTTTTEKYVTTGNSGAVSGIPGLEILDAELQNVQPGQSKTVAYKQVSYQYKTNLDGSPRDGDSWAMSENVLNATGPPMIEEIRDRSYTEESHPTRRHRSPDPPGKTSTVNRELLFDTSSTSRSRQTSPLPASQQRDVSYVQESSSYHVDPRPVQSTVTTIRKNQTLNAPQEVENIEYIPVPSPNAAVPINLAPGPNTKVTTTVKTYTYELPGSPENYIHGSTLPRGVVLPGDQTITYTLPRGGSNDKSYTIHTQKVTNSTLPGQTVTYQVPSPDGPGTQIRYASPPPPETTTKTSSLHKEAKYYHEEQRGFPPGSPVQKPVNNTIVYHTGPPPSNNETVTTVTRNEKYYQVNGTYPNGDGPRSPNSGPHGPGYGPDTDRPDHGTNTTTIIYQNQPAPKTESHTTTTINRSQEYYEGRPYPNEPAHKYPGPDHQRPEGPSHTTVNYYTVAPPQTNPPQPTNTTIYKYSNTTTTIPPNKYPDDHEVLLPKPFPTSGVQLYPANAKPQTPSNGHGPPDKLEDLMASFSDTERVVLADISNKERDQQKLQKSSDPSNPKKDVDFVPHTPPKVQSKNYAGPPVYYPPGSAEFTKKEESGGAMMQSSGGWQKGKGKYEYEASSKSKSKSSSGGAVVPVCLPLCCAMPCVIM; encoded by the exons ACGCGCTGCTGGAGGACCTGCAAACCAGCGTTTCGCGAAGCGCGACTCCCGTTCGCGGAGGGCGAGCCCTTTCCCCGCAGGTTGAATACAGAGCACCTGCGAACACTACGAGGATCGTATCCGAGGGTCG TACCATCTCGCCAACGAGGtcgacaacaacaacaacagaaAAGTACGTGACGACTGGAAACAGTGGCGCAGTCAGCGGAATTCCTGGTCTCGAAATTCTCGATGCCGAACTGCAGAAC GTTCAACCAGGGCAGAGCAAGACAGTAGCGTACAAACAGGTGTCTTATCAATACAAGACGAACCTCGATGGCAGCCCGAGAGACGGTG ACTCGTGGGCAATGTCGGAAAACGTTCTCAACGCAACTGGCCCTCCTATGAT TGAAGAAATTCGCGACAGAAGTTATACCGAAGAATCGCATCCGACTAGACGTCATCGCAGTCCCGATCCGCCTGGCAAGACTTCGACCGTAAACAGAGAACTG TTATTTGACACTTCTTCTACATCCAGGTCGAGGCAAACGTCTCCTCTTCCTGCAAGCCAGCAGCGCGATGTTTCATACGTACAGGAATCGTCAA GCTACCACGTTGACCCGAGACCCGTACAAAGTACCGTGACGACAATCAGGAAAAACCAGACTCTGAACGCCCCGCAGGAAGTCGAAAACATCGAGTACATCCCGGTACCATCGCCAAACGCAGCAGTGCCGATAAATCTGGCACCCGGTCCGAATACCAAAGTAACAACGACCGTGAAAACTTACACCTACGAACTTCCCGGCTCGCCCGAAAATTACATCCACGGAAGCACGCTGCCGAGAGGGGTTGTGCTGCCCGGCGATCAGACGATAACTTACACCCTGCCGCGTGGAGGAAGTAACGACAAAAGCTACACCATCCATACGCAGAAGGTGACCAATTCCACACTTCCGGGACAGACGGTCACTTACCAGGTGCCGTCACCCGATGGACCGGGAACGCAAATCAG ATACGCCAGTCCACCGCCACCGGAGACGACGACCAAGACGTCGAGCCTGCACAAGGAGGCCAAGTACTACCACGAGGAGCAACGTGGATTTCCGCCTGGTAGTCCGGTCCAGAAACCAGTTAACAATACCATCGTTTATCACACCGGGCCGCCTCCGAGTAACAACGAAACAGTGACAACTGTGACCAGGAACGAGAAGTACTACCAAGTTAATGGAACCTATCCGAACGGGGATGGACCCCGCAGCCCGAACAGCG GTCCACACGGCCCTGGTTATGGTCCGGATACCGACCGCCCGGATCACGGAACCAACACGACGACTATCATATACCAAAATCAGCCAGCGCCGAAAACCGAATCTCACACGACTACGACGATAAACAGAAGCCAGGAATATTACGAGGGAAGACCGTATCCCAATGAACCTGCACACAAATACCCGGGTCCCGATCATCAGAGGCCGGAAGGACCGAGCCACACGACGGTAAATTACTACACCGTTGCACCTCCGCAGACGAATCCACCTCAGCCGACGAACACGACGATTTACAAGTACTCCAACACCACGACGACCATTCCGCCAAACAAATATCCTGACGATCACGAGGTTCTTCTGCCGAAACCGTTCCCCACGAGTGGCGTTCAACTTTATCCGGCAAACGCGAAGCCGCAAACGCCCAGCAACGGACATGGACCACCTGACAAGTTGGAGGACCTTATGGCTTCCTTCTCGGACACGGAG CGGGTTGTACTGGCTGATATTTCTAACAAAGAGAGAGACCAGCAGAAGTTGCAAAAATCTTCTGACCCTAGTAATCCAAAGAAAGATGTCGATTTCGTGCCGCATACGCCTCCGAAAGTCCAGAGCAAAAATTATGCCGGACCTCCCGTTTACTATCCGCCAGGATCTGCCGAATTCACCAAGAAGGAAGAGTCTGGCGGAGCTATGATGCAGTCTAGC GGAGGATGGCAGAAGGGTAAAGGTAAATACGAATACGAAGCATCGAGTAAAAGCAAAAGCAAAAGCAGTAGCGGAGGAGCCGTAGTTCCGGTTTGTTTGCCACTGTGCTGCGCTATGCCTTGCGTAATTATGTAG
- the LOC124296787 gene encoding dynein light chain Tctex-type protein 2B-like translates to MESKDADNATTSPQSEHQSEDEAEGGEYEGERKSDANFGGLEGSEQAQAAALPTYQIRPPLSEKFKPMSAKEVIHNVLSDQLSTRVYDPKEARKWCKEIADTIRDKVKDLKFKRYKYIVNVVMGEHRGAGVKMGTRCIWDAEADSYAHDNFLNESIFCVAAVYAVYYY, encoded by the exons ATGGAAAGCAAAGATGCGGATAATGCAACCACGTCTCCGCAATCGGAACATCAGTCCGAGGACGAGGCAGAAGGTGGAGAGTATGAAGGCGAGAGAAAATCCGACGCAAATTTCGGTGGGCTGGAGGGTTCGGAGCAAGCACAGGCGGCTGCACTGCCAACTTACCAAATTCGACCACCACTTTCTGAGAA ATTCAAACCTATGAGCGCAAAAGAAGTTATACACAATGTACTTTCCGATCAACTCTCTACGAGAGTTTATGATCCGAAAGAGGCGCGCAAATGGTGTAAAGAAATTGCTGATACCATTAGAGACAAAGTTAAAG atttgaaatttaagcGATATAAGTATATAGTCAATGTCGTAATGGGAGAGCATCGTGGTGCTGGCGTTAAAATGGGCACCAGGTGCATATGGGATGCCGAAGCTGATAGCTATGCCCacgacaattttttgaat GAGTCTATATTCTGTGTCGCAGCAGTTTACGCTGTGTATTATTACTGA
- the LOC124303052 gene encoding uncharacterized protein LOC124303052: protein MVVVITKNLLIEEGQASTSTDKLKNRIIQETVLAKSKHSNEINSGTFPPSDDQQMKNMVKNDDAVVASTTTQNVHNTRRRSRKSVEIVRSLSPDIELHDYVVNNDEIPKQDATLTNGTSLKIGESSGRARGRGRGRGRGRGRGRGRGRGAGVSCNVGRTENSTDELAIANTSAEEDSLVIADAAIITDTSPKVDELAIAKESENNTVSGLAEANDKTVKCAKCSAEMPKNKWSMHNLNSHNNMAWRDGDPILDFENDQKLLTKVLVTAHKRKKGTLICEKCGNKKRSVVGFVSHIQFCGKTIAERDALLMTCPICHRTMMPSSLEVHHRVHRQQPLEPARLMAADNSSFKAVTPGSKRKAAERAITRISEFTTLVQEADGPPSKKSRPASPSIKKFIKKPQLKKSIAGIFKSIWRKQISTTGSAHCRQPGCTASFSLIDDIYEHYSLCNFTPRKNFSCKICKFTSENEADIEHHVTENHMSNVFSDDESNSEEYSDDEGDEFYNDGQTRKKSESTSHVFFHWKKKPKSWYKIEFLAKEEVVHVNKPYTPAIKWTLEFELRNYQLNLFLNLAPNIFELLESNEADSYLPELNVSMAMKTMHMKQLQNKVQSSPVEWKRWNRFEGAVEQGIPTFFVGGPVWAMAWLPIPTPMFSQNVDQYLAVSTHPEMESEYSLGRSYVGKNVIQIWNVGKLNNKGGSIDGVPNLAYAIAHTSGTIWCMEWCPSGCYQDKVPSNYSSKNEQQTVLKRMGLLATACSDGCVHIYSMPFPEELESLHLDHNRNRILKTDPVITLVVNTMIYNDGKQNWQCTKLNWTKERDHDTIVAGFSNGYIALWNITTTSPLLLKKQQNTMFINSVQHFFAHGHAVSAVSLVPYGGKRFLATAGFDRYYKFWDLENTSGPQSTWKRGLVVDGTWLTHWPTVVNSYDDVFGLNHSCTNFVALREYGYKICLGLSTNSPVYSVSASDYANAIAHGSLAGDVQTVFPHQLLIGIDADRSVAKKRHLSSFIKFVDLCESDTSINAKPANSNAQDLENSSADYKYMPSTYKESKDRFGIIFYDMPYEMKELVPTEIQRRTLQTDELSMVPLESYPFTSVNRVSWNPNAWSYLWLATGYQCGIIRISCFKSMYIPATVNSLLPKYVDSLFSNKKEKGS from the exons ATGGTAGTGGTGATCACCAAG AATCTACTAATCGAAGAAGGTCAAGCCAGCACATCCacagacaaattaaaaaacagAATCATACAAGAGACCGTGCTAGCTAAATCAAAACATAGTAACGAAATTAATTCTGGAACATTTCCACCATCGGATGATCAACAGATGAAAAATATGGTCAAAAATGATGACGCAGTAGTGGCATCAACTACCACTCAAAATGTTCATAATACAAGAAGAAGATCACGGAAAAGTGTCGAAATTGTGAGAAGTCTTTCACCTGATATAGAATTACATGATTACGTTGTCAATAATGATGAAATTCCAAAACAAGATGCCACACTGACAAATGGTACATCATTGAAAATAGGAGAAAGTAGTGGTAGAGCAAGAGGAAGAGGCAGGGGCAGAGGTAGGGGTAGGGGTAGAGGTAGAGGCAGAGGTAGAGGGGCTGGTGTTAGTTGCAATGTTGGAAGAACAGAAAATTCTACAGATGAATTGGCAATAGCTAATACTTCGGCAGAAGAAGATTCATTGGTGATAGCTGATGCAGCGATAATAACTGATACATCACCCAAAGTTGATGAGTTGGCAATAGCTAAGGAATCTGAAAACAATACAGTCTCTGGCCTAGCGGAA GCCAACGATAAAACTGTAAAGTGTGCCAAGTGTAGTGCAGAAATGCCGAAGAATAAATGGTCAATGCACAATCTAAATTCACATAATAACATGGCTTGGCGAGACGGTGATCCTATATTG GACTTCGAAAATGACCAAAAATTGCTGACTAAAGTCTTGGTTACTGCtcacaagagaaaaaaaggaacgcTTATATGCGAAAAATGTGGTAATAAAAAACGAAGCGTTGTTGGTTTCGTATCCCACATACAGTTTTGTGGGAAAACCATCGCG GAAAGAGATGCTTTGTTAATGACGTGTCCCATATGCCATAGAACTATGATGCCATCGTCTTTGGAAGTCCACCACCGAGTGCATAGGCAGCAACCACTAGAGCCAGCGCGTTTAATGGCTGCAGACAATTCTTCATTTAAAGCCGTCACACCTGGTTCAAAGCGCAAAGCTGCGGAGAG GGCGATTACAAGAATATCTGAGTTTACGACTCTCGTGCAAGAAGCTGACGGTCCACCATCAAAAAAGTCACGACCAGCATCTCCGTCAATT aaaaaatttatcaaaaagcCACAGCTTAAAAAATCGATAGCTggtatttttaaatcaatctGGAGAAAACAAATCTCAACTACGGGTTCTGCACATTGTCGACAACCAGGCTGCACTGCCAGCTTTTCACTCATTGATGACATATACGAACATTATTCTCTTTGTAACTTCACTCCCCGAAAG aatttcaGCTGTAAAATTTGCAAGTTTACTTCCGAGAACGAAGCAGACATAGAGCATCATGTAACAGAGAATCACATGTCCAATGTCTTCTCTGATGACGAGTCGAACTCTGAAGAATATAGTGATGATGAAGGCGACGAATTTTACAATGATGGTCAAACCAGAAAGAAGTCTGAGTCTACGAGTCATGTCTTTTTccattggaaaaaaaaaccta AAAGTTGGTACAAAATCGAGTTCTTGGCAAAGGAAGAAGTGGTACATGTAAATAAACCTTATACACCAGCCATAAAGTGGACATTGGAATT TGAATTACGAAACTACCAACTCAACCTTTTCCTCAATCTTGCACCAAATATATTCGAATTATTGGAGAGCAACGAGGCAGATAGTTATTTACCAGAGCTTAACGTTTCTATGGCTATGAAGACAATGCATATGAAACAACTTCAAAATAAAGTCCAAAGCTCACCCGTTGAATGGAAGAGGTGGAATAGATTTGAAGGAGCCGTTGAGCAAG gaaTACCTACATTTTTTGTAGGTGGTCCCGTTTGGGCAATGGCTTGGTTGCCAATTCCAACTCCGATGTTTTCGCAGAATGTTGATCAATACTTGGCTGTTAGTACGCATCCAGAAATGGAAAGTGAATATTCGCTGGGTCGTAGTTATGTGGGGAAAAATGTTATACAGATCTGGAATGTTGGCAAACTAAACAACAA AGGTGGATCCATTGACGGTGTGCCTAATTTAGCTTACGCTATCGCACACACAAGTGGAACAATATGGTGCATGGAATGGTGCCCTTCTGGCTGCTACCAAGACAAAGTTCCTTCCAATTATAgttcaaaaaatgaacagCAGACTGTACTGAAAAGAATGGGTCTTCTTGCCACCGCTTGTTCCGATGGATGTGTTCATATATACTCTATGCCATTTCCGGAAGAGCTGGAGTCTTTACATTTGGATCACAATag GAATCGTATTCTCAAGACTGACCCCGTTATAACTTTAGTCGTGAATACTATGATCTATAACGATGGTAAACAGAATTGGCAGTGTACAAAATTGAATTGGACCAAAGAACGTGATCACGA CACTATAGTTGCGGGATTTTCCAATGGGTACATTGCATTATGGAATATCACGACTACATCACCATTGTTATTGAAAAAGCAACAAAACACAATGTTTATAAATTCTGTGCAACACTTTTTCGCGCACGGTCATGCCGTGTCTG CTGTATCCCTCGTTCCTTATGGTGGCAAGAGATTTTTGGCAACAGCTGGATTTGACAGATACTACAAATTTTGGGATTTAGAGAATACAAGTGGCCCACAAAGTACGTGGAAAAGAGGTTTGGTAGTAGATGGCACTTGGCTAACCCACTGGCCAACTGTTGTCAACAGTTACGACGATGTTTTTGG GCTGAATCATTCCTGCACAAATTTCGTTGCTTTACGAGAATATGGTTATAAAATTTGCCTTGGATTATCCACCAACTCTCCAGTTTAC TCAGTTTCAGCGTCTGATTATGCCAATGCAATAGCTCACGGGTCTTTAGCTGGGGATGTCCAAACAGTATTTCCTCACCAGTTACTAATCGGAATAGATGCGGATAGATCGGTTGCAAAGAAACGTCAT TTAAGTTCCTTTATCAAATTCGTGGATCTTTGCGAATCGGACACATCAATCAATGCAAAACCAGCAAATAGTAATGCTCAAGACCTTGAAAACTCTTCTGCGGATTACAAATATATGCCAAGCACTTATAAAGAATCCAAAGATCGCTTTGGCATTATATTTTACGATATGCCCTAT GAAATGAAAGAACTCGTTCCAACGGAGATCCAAAGAAGAACTTTGCAAACGGACGAATTATCCATGGTGCCTTTGGAGTCATATCCATTCACCTCAGTGAATAGG GTCTCGTGGAATCCAAATGCATGGAGCTACTTGTGGCTAGCGACAGGTTACCAGTGTGGAATAATTAGGATTTCCTGTTTTAAATCTATGTACATTCCCGCAACTGTGAATTCCTTATTACCAAAATACGTAGATAGTCTGTTTTCCAacaaaaaagagaaaggaagCTAA
- the LOC124299577 gene encoding 60S ribosomal protein L7 — protein sequence MADTQKKSAAPAKKLPAVPESVLKRRKRRDTAKAARLQVSIKRRADHYKKRKEIFKRAEQYVKEYRAKERDEIRLMRQAKNRGNYYIPGEARLAFVIRIRGVNQVAPKVRKVLQLFRLKQINNGVFIKLNKATINMLRIVEPYITWGYPNLKSVRELIYKRGFAKINKQRIPITSNAIIEQKLSRSDIICTEDLIHEIFTVGSKFKFASNFLWPFKLNTPTGGWRKKTNHYVEGGDFGNREDKINELLRRMV from the exons ATGGCGGATAC GCAAAAGAAATCGGCTGCCCCCGCAAAGAAATTACCGGCAGTACCAGAGTCGGTACTTAAAAGAAGGAAGCGCCGTGACACAGCTAAGGCTGCTCGTCTTCAGGTTTCTATCAAG cGTCGTGCAGATCAttacaaaaaaaggaaagaaattttcaaaagggCGGAACAATATGTCAAGGAATATAGAGCAAAGGAAAGAGATGAGATCAGGCTTATGAGACAAGCAAAGAACCGTGGGAATTATTACATTCCCGGGGAGGCCCGTCTTGCTTTTGTTATCCGAATTCGTGG TGTAAACCAAGTCGCTCCAAAAGTACGAAAAGTTTTGCAGCTGTTCCGCCTTAAACAAATCAACAATGGTGTCTTCATCAAGCTGAACAAGGCTACTATTAATATGCTCCGTATTGTTGAGCCGTACATCACTTGGGGGTACCCAAATCTGAAATCTGTTCGTGAATTGATCTACAAACGAGGGTTTGCAAAGATAAACAAGCAACGCATTCCCATCACCAGTAACGCCATAATTGAACAGAAACTGA GTCGTTCGGATATCATCTGTACTGAGGATTTGATCCATGAAATCTTCACTGTTGGATCCAAGTTCAAATTTGCCAGCAACTTCTTGTGGCCCTTCAAG ctgaACACCCCAACTGGTGGATGGCGCAAGAAGACTAACCATTACGTTGAGGGCGGTGACTTTGGAAACCGTGAAGACAAAATCAACGAACTACTCAGGAGAATGGTGTAA
- the LOC124296785 gene encoding soluble scavenger receptor cysteine-rich domain-containing protein SSC5D isoform X1 translates to MLVILRLSEDVSDLDVAITTKILNRPDPAKRNCAMASTVRESSHVSRKIVSHGGGHGQIHHNHSSTTASNLENNLDALLEDLQTSVSRSATPVRGGRALSPQVEYRAPANTTRIVSEGRTISPTRSTTTTTEKYVTTGNSGAVSGIPGLEILDAELQNVQPGQSKTVAYKQVSYQYKTNLDGSPRDGDSWAMSENVLNATGPPMIEEIRDRSYTEESHPTRRHRSPDPPGKTSTVNRELLFDTSSTSRSRQTSPLPASQQRDVSYVQESSSYHVDPRPVQSTVTTIRKNQTLNAPQEVENIEYIPVPSPNAAVPINLAPGPNTKVTTTVKTYTYELPGSPENYIHGSTLPRGVVLPGDQTITYTLPRGGSNDKSYTIHTQKVTNSTLPGQTVTYQVPSPDGPGTQIRYASPPPPETTTKTSSLHKEAKYYHEEQRGFPPGSPVQKPVNNTIVYHTGPPPSNNETVTTVTRNEKYYQVNGTYPNGDGPRSPNSGPHGPGYGPDTDRPDHGTNTTTIIYQNQPAPKTESHTTTTINRSQEYYEGRPYPNEPAHKYPGPDHQRPEGPSHTTVNYYTVAPPQTNPPQPTNTTIYKYSNTTTTIPPNKYPDDHEVLLPKPFPTSGVQLYPANAKPQTPSNGHGPPDKLEDLMASFSDTERVVLADISNKERDQQKLQKSSDPSNPKKDVDFVPHTPPKVQSKNYAGPPVYYPPGSAEFTKKEESGGAMMQSSGGWQKGKGKYEYEASSKSKSKSSSGGAVVPVCLPLCCAMPCVIM, encoded by the exons ACGCGCTGCTGGAGGACCTGCAAACCAGCGTTTCGCGAAGCGCGACTCCCGTTCGCGGAGGGCGAGCCCTTTCCCCGCAGGTTGAATACAGAGCACCTGCGAACACTACGAGGATCGTATCCGAGGGTCG TACCATCTCGCCAACGAGGtcgacaacaacaacaacagaaAAGTACGTGACGACTGGAAACAGTGGCGCAGTCAGCGGAATTCCTGGTCTCGAAATTCTCGATGCCGAACTGCAGAAC GTTCAACCAGGGCAGAGCAAGACAGTAGCGTACAAACAGGTGTCTTATCAATACAAGACGAACCTCGATGGCAGCCCGAGAGACGGTG ACTCGTGGGCAATGTCGGAAAACGTTCTCAACGCAACTGGCCCTCCTATGAT TGAAGAAATTCGCGACAGAAGTTATACCGAAGAATCGCATCCGACTAGACGTCATCGCAGTCCCGATCCGCCTGGCAAGACTTCGACCGTAAACAGAGAACTG TTATTTGACACTTCTTCTACATCCAGGTCGAGGCAAACGTCTCCTCTTCCTGCAAGCCAGCAGCGCGATGTTTCATACGTACAGGAATCGTCAA GCTACCACGTTGACCCGAGACCCGTACAAAGTACCGTGACGACAATCAGGAAAAACCAGACTCTGAACGCCCCGCAGGAAGTCGAAAACATCGAGTACATCCCGGTACCATCGCCAAACGCAGCAGTGCCGATAAATCTGGCACCCGGTCCGAATACCAAAGTAACAACGACCGTGAAAACTTACACCTACGAACTTCCCGGCTCGCCCGAAAATTACATCCACGGAAGCACGCTGCCGAGAGGGGTTGTGCTGCCCGGCGATCAGACGATAACTTACACCCTGCCGCGTGGAGGAAGTAACGACAAAAGCTACACCATCCATACGCAGAAGGTGACCAATTCCACACTTCCGGGACAGACGGTCACTTACCAGGTGCCGTCACCCGATGGACCGGGAACGCAAATCAG ATACGCCAGTCCACCGCCACCGGAGACGACGACCAAGACGTCGAGCCTGCACAAGGAGGCCAAGTACTACCACGAGGAGCAACGTGGATTTCCGCCTGGTAGTCCGGTCCAGAAACCAGTTAACAATACCATCGTTTATCACACCGGGCCGCCTCCGAGTAACAACGAAACAGTGACAACTGTGACCAGGAACGAGAAGTACTACCAAGTTAATGGAACCTATCCGAACGGGGATGGACCCCGCAGCCCGAACAGCG GTCCACACGGCCCTGGTTATGGTCCGGATACCGACCGCCCGGATCACGGAACCAACACGACGACTATCATATACCAAAATCAGCCAGCGCCGAAAACCGAATCTCACACGACTACGACGATAAACAGAAGCCAGGAATATTACGAGGGAAGACCGTATCCCAATGAACCTGCACACAAATACCCGGGTCCCGATCATCAGAGGCCGGAAGGACCGAGCCACACGACGGTAAATTACTACACCGTTGCACCTCCGCAGACGAATCCACCTCAGCCGACGAACACGACGATTTACAAGTACTCCAACACCACGACGACCATTCCGCCAAACAAATATCCTGACGATCACGAGGTTCTTCTGCCGAAACCGTTCCCCACGAGTGGCGTTCAACTTTATCCGGCAAACGCGAAGCCGCAAACGCCCAGCAACGGACATGGACCACCTGACAAGTTGGAGGACCTTATGGCTTCCTTCTCGGACACGGAG CGGGTTGTACTGGCTGATATTTCTAACAAAGAGAGAGACCAGCAGAAGTTGCAAAAATCTTCTGACCCTAGTAATCCAAAGAAAGATGTCGATTTCGTGCCGCATACGCCTCCGAAAGTCCAGAGCAAAAATTATGCCGGACCTCCCGTTTACTATCCGCCAGGATCTGCCGAATTCACCAAGAAGGAAGAGTCTGGCGGAGCTATGATGCAGTCTAGC GGAGGATGGCAGAAGGGTAAAGGTAAATACGAATACGAAGCATCGAGTAAAAGCAAAAGCAAAAGCAGTAGCGGAGGAGCCGTAGTTCCGGTTTGTTTGCCACTGTGCTGCGCTATGCCTTGCGTAATTATGTAG
- the LOC124296786 gene encoding uncharacterized protein LOC124296786 — protein MRRMRMRSVGPNFTPGSSTGTSGRVGGGGESGVGGSGNHSEARRGVKDRWRMLYYQIRVSQQNNQKRTTAWTGCGKYKLRTIEMGSLNPMKWKIRTFASIVATLFVIYVFLIFKKTHYASFDAIIKDTKPDVVWEFVADFSNMKKLNPTIEDIQIVVENGNYDHWKYSAKYLEHLSHVPMIRNQALGHFAIIPGVDSFIINSEHRTCFLGNWGCLDSISEFKFLRDGQNTKCVETVQYECPIALSILCRKEVMYQRHEIMKNLKLHFATVNIKAQNEK, from the exons ATGCGGCGTATGCGTATGAGGTCAGTTGGTCCAAATTTTACTCCTGGATCTTCCACCGGTACATCTGGAAGAGTCGGTGGAGGGGGGGAATCGGGAGTGGGAGGATCGGGGAATCATTCGGAAGCGCGGAGAGGCGTGAAAGATCGTTGGCGGATGCTGTACTATCAGATTCGTGTATCGCAACAGAATAATCAGAAGAGGACTACGGCTTGGACGGGTTGCGGAAAGTACAAACTTCGAACGATTG aaatggGTAGTCTTAATCCAATGAAATGGAAGATCCGAACATTTGCTTCCATTGTTGCAACGCTTTTTGTTATCTacgtttttcttattttcaaaaaaactcATTACGCATCTTTCGATGCTATTATAAAAGATACAAAACCCGATGTCGTATGGGAATTTGTTGCAGATTTTAGCAATATGAAGAAATTAAATCCTACAAT agaAGACATCCAGATTGTtgttgaaaatggaaattatGATCATTGGAAGTATTCAGCAAAGTACCTGGAACATTTAAGTCACGTGCCGATGATCAGAAATCAAGCACTAGGGCACTTTGCTATTATACCAGGTGTTGATAGTTTTATCATAAATTCCGAGCATCGCACTTGTTTTCTTGGAAACTGGGGTTGCT TGGACTCTATATCGGAATTCAAATTCCTCCGCGACGGACAGAATACCAAATGTGTTGAAACTGTTCAATATGAATGCCCGATAGCCCTCTCGATCCTGTGCCGTAAAGAAGTTATGTATCAACGCCATGAGATCATGAAGAACTTGAAACTTCATTTTGCAACGGTTAATATTAAGgctcaaaatgaaaaataa